A genomic region of Halopelagius longus contains the following coding sequences:
- a CDS encoding DUF2249 domain-containing protein, with the protein MSDATDATARTLDVREIDGEPFSHVTDALDELGERETLLLVNSFEPEPLYAVLERRGFHYETTEVAPDEWHVEITPA; encoded by the coding sequence ATGTCCGACGCAACCGACGCCACCGCTCGAACCCTCGACGTCAGAGAGATAGACGGCGAACCGTTCTCTCACGTCACCGACGCCCTCGACGAACTCGGCGAACGGGAGACGCTCCTGTTGGTGAACAGTTTCGAGCCGGAACCGCTGTACGCCGTCCTCGAACGCCGCGGCTTCCACTACGAGACGACCGAAGTCGCACCCGACGAGTGGCACGTGGAAATCACGCCCGCCTGA
- the sod gene encoding superoxide dismutase has translation MSYELDPLPYDYDALEPHISEQVLTWHHDTHHQGYVNGWNSAEETLEANREDGDFSSSPGAIRNVTHNGSGHILHDLFWNSMSPEGGDEPSGELRDRIEEDFGSYDAWKGEFEAAAGNAGGWALLVYDSFSNQLRNVVVDKHDQGALWGTHPILALDVWEHSYYHDYGPARGDFVSNFFEVVDWEEPSARYEQAVELFE, from the coding sequence ATGAGCTACGAACTCGACCCCCTTCCGTACGATTACGACGCGCTGGAACCGCACATCTCCGAGCAGGTGCTGACGTGGCACCACGACACCCACCACCAGGGCTACGTCAACGGCTGGAACTCCGCCGAGGAGACGCTCGAAGCCAACCGCGAGGACGGCGATTTCTCCTCCTCGCCCGGCGCGATTCGGAACGTCACCCACAACGGGTCGGGGCACATCCTCCACGACCTGTTCTGGAACTCGATGTCGCCGGAGGGCGGCGACGAACCCTCGGGCGAACTCCGCGACCGAATCGAGGAGGACTTCGGCTCCTACGACGCCTGGAAGGGTGAGTTCGAGGCCGCCGCGGGCAACGCCGGCGGCTGGGCGCTCTTAGTCTACGACTCGTTCTCGAACCAACTGCGCAACGTCGTCGTCGACAAGCACGACCAGGGCGCGCTCTGGGGCACCCACCCCATCCTCGCGCTCGACGTGTGGGAACACTCCTACTACCACGACTACGGCCCGGCCCGCGGCGACTTCGTCTCGAACTTCTTCGAGGTCGTCGACTGGGAGGAGCCGTCCGCGCGCTACGAGCAGGCCGTCGAACTCTTCGAGTAG
- a CDS encoding HVO_2901 family zinc finger protein has protein sequence MPSLQYRRESGRDMLECRSCGATFPEGRATNDGWHFECPECDEGRGIGQGLRRV, from the coding sequence ATGCCGAGCCTTCAGTACCGGCGGGAAAGCGGCCGAGACATGCTCGAATGTCGAAGCTGCGGAGCCACGTTCCCGGAGGGGCGAGCGACGAACGACGGATGGCACTTCGAGTGTCCCGAGTGCGACGAAGGCCGAGGAATCGGTCAAGGGCTGCGTCGCGTCTGA
- the folP gene encoding dihydropteroate synthase, protein MQNVDAAGLGIGDDYPPRIMGVLNVSEESPYDPSVFNDAGDAAEYVDAELIDEGADIVDVGLESANKRFEVLSAEEELDRLDTALDVVESVSGDAVFSIETRYHEVAEEALSRGFDMVNDICGFADPEMPRVCEEFDAAVAKMASPPDLERPGAVEDVDDIYEALQMNGLTDKTIVDPAFGGWSEAKTLEDDRETFRRLREFRGLDRPILVSINRKNFLREFAGRSTEEALPVSLAATSMAVERGAHVIRTHDVRETRDAALIGEAFARDRVRTGGGVSVEELDATTPREVERHLERLGVEDDVTGDAVVRVFELDGLSAADERTVAAAASDGGATFVRGSDGGALLFGTPDALRATRAAADSPSDAAAAALDAVVSETR, encoded by the coding sequence ATGCAGAACGTCGACGCGGCCGGACTCGGCATCGGCGACGACTACCCGCCCCGAATCATGGGCGTCCTGAACGTCTCCGAGGAGTCGCCGTACGACCCGAGCGTGTTCAACGACGCCGGCGACGCCGCCGAGTACGTCGACGCCGAACTCATCGACGAGGGCGCAGACATCGTCGACGTGGGCTTGGAGTCGGCGAACAAGCGGTTCGAGGTGCTGTCGGCCGAGGAGGAACTCGACCGACTCGACACGGCCCTCGACGTCGTAGAGAGCGTCTCCGGCGACGCCGTCTTCTCCATCGAGACGCGCTACCACGAAGTCGCCGAGGAGGCCCTCTCGCGTGGGTTCGACATGGTGAACGACATCTGCGGGTTCGCCGACCCGGAGATGCCGCGCGTCTGCGAGGAGTTCGACGCCGCGGTGGCGAAGATGGCGAGTCCGCCGGACTTAGAGCGACCGGGGGCCGTCGAGGACGTAGACGACATCTACGAGGCGTTGCAGATGAACGGCCTCACGGACAAGACCATCGTCGACCCCGCCTTCGGCGGGTGGTCCGAGGCGAAGACGCTCGAAGACGACCGGGAGACGTTCCGCCGCCTCCGGGAGTTCCGCGGCCTCGACCGGCCGATTCTCGTCTCCATCAACCGGAAGAACTTCCTCCGGGAGTTCGCCGGGCGTTCGACCGAGGAGGCGTTGCCGGTGTCGCTCGCGGCCACGTCGATGGCCGTCGAACGCGGCGCGCACGTGATTCGGACCCACGACGTTCGGGAGACGCGCGACGCCGCCCTCATCGGCGAGGCGTTCGCCCGCGACAGGGTGCGCACCGGCGGCGGCGTCTCCGTGGAGGAACTCGACGCGACGACGCCCCGAGAGGTCGAACGCCACCTCGAACGCCTCGGCGTCGAGGACGACGTGACGGGCGACGCCGTCGTCAGGGTCTTCGAACTCGACGGCCTCTCCGCCGCCGACGAACGGACCGTGGCCGCGGCGGCGTCGGACGGCGGCGCGACGTTCGTTCGCGGGAGCGACGGCGGCGCACTCCTGTTCGGGACGCCGGACGCCCTGCGGGCGACGCGCGCGGCGGCGGACTCGCCCTCGGACGCGGCGGCGGCCGCACTCGACGCCGTCGTCTCGGAGACGAGGTGA
- a CDS encoding DUF2249 domain-containing protein has product MSDRKLDLRDVPPPERHPKIFEAFEGLDSGERLTIVNDHDPKPLYYQMDAEVEAFDAEAYEVDRVGPDEFVATIPKK; this is encoded by the coding sequence ATGTCGGACCGAAAACTCGACTTACGCGACGTTCCCCCGCCGGAGCGGCACCCGAAAATCTTCGAGGCGTTCGAGGGCCTCGACAGCGGCGAGCGTCTCACCATCGTCAACGACCACGACCCGAAACCGCTGTACTACCAGATGGACGCCGAGGTGGAGGCGTTCGACGCCGAGGCGTACGAGGTGGACCGAGTCGGCCCCGACGAGTTCGTGGCGACGATTCCGAAGAAGTAG
- a CDS encoding DUF5827 family protein, giving the protein MPRPKDDFETLYPYRLYEPREILEEEMMYTVSEIARLLQGLPADAELDADTEERVVAWTIPWLMKHADELVINDPVGDEPGYFGVVSEDREPDEIPEGADE; this is encoded by the coding sequence ATGCCCAGACCGAAAGACGACTTCGAGACGCTCTACCCGTACCGCCTCTACGAACCCCGCGAAATCCTCGAAGAGGAGATGATGTACACGGTGTCCGAGATTGCGCGCCTGCTTCAGGGCCTTCCCGCGGACGCGGAGTTAGACGCCGACACGGAGGAACGGGTCGTCGCGTGGACGATTCCGTGGCTGATGAAGCACGCGGACGAACTCGTCATCAACGACCCCGTCGGCGACGAACCCGGTTACTTCGGCGTCGTCTCCGAGGACCGCGAACCCGACGAGATTCCCGAGGGCGCAGACGAGTAG
- the gatE gene encoding Glu-tRNA(Gln) amidotransferase subunit GatE yields the protein MSEYDYESLGLVAGLEIHQQLDTETKLFCECPTEIREPSESEHRFTRFLHPTKSELGELDEAALEESRVEREFEYLAYDTTCLVEEDEEPPHRLDEEAREVVLQIASLLDMETVDQAHVMRKLVIDGSNTSGFQRTSLVAQDGEISTSDGPVGVEDLMLEEESAQRVEETEEGVVYSLDRLGIPLVEIGTRPDISSPEQAREAAETIGMLLRSTGTVKRGLGTIRQDVNVSIEDGARVEIKGVQALDQIDEIVRLEVGRQVELLDIRDELDSRDASVGETTDVTDVFEDTESGVVGGAVNSGGKVTAVPLYGFDGLVGREIQPDRRLGTEFSDHAKRHGAGGIFHTDELPAYGVTEAEVADLKEAVGAGDDDAVAIVAADAETAELAIEAVAERAETALDGVPEETRGANEDGTTRYLRPLPGAARMYPETDVPPVELDESEVETPELLTEKVERYQSEFGLGPGLAEQVAYGRRMPLFEQAVSEGIDATFAAGLLESTMTELRRDDVPVENVTEDHLLDVMRLVEDDELAKEGVNDVLETVAEDPTLTAEEAIEEAGLSGVSEEEVREAVSGVVERNEGQVKEEGMGAFSALMGEAMGALRGRADGEIVSDVLREEIQKRA from the coding sequence ATGAGCGAGTACGACTACGAGAGTTTGGGGCTCGTCGCGGGGTTGGAGATACACCAGCAACTCGACACCGAGACGAAGCTGTTCTGTGAGTGCCCGACGGAGATTCGAGAGCCCTCGGAGTCCGAGCATCGGTTCACCCGCTTTCTGCACCCGACGAAGAGCGAACTGGGCGAACTCGACGAGGCCGCCCTCGAAGAGAGCCGCGTCGAACGCGAGTTCGAGTACCTCGCGTACGACACGACCTGTCTGGTCGAGGAGGACGAGGAACCGCCGCACCGCCTCGACGAGGAGGCGCGCGAGGTGGTCCTCCAGATTGCTTCGCTTCTGGACATGGAGACCGTAGACCAAGCCCACGTCATGCGGAAACTCGTCATCGACGGGTCGAACACCTCGGGCTTCCAGCGCACGTCGCTCGTCGCGCAGGACGGCGAAATCTCCACGAGCGACGGTCCCGTCGGCGTCGAGGACCTGATGCTCGAAGAGGAGTCGGCCCAACGCGTCGAGGAGACCGAGGAGGGCGTCGTCTACTCGCTCGACCGCCTCGGCATCCCCCTCGTCGAAATCGGCACCCGACCCGACATCTCCTCGCCAGAACAGGCCCGCGAGGCCGCAGAAACCATCGGCATGCTCCTCCGTTCGACCGGGACGGTCAAGCGCGGACTCGGCACCATCCGGCAGGACGTGAACGTCTCCATCGAAGACGGCGCACGCGTCGAAATCAAGGGCGTGCAGGCGCTGGATCAGATAGACGAAATCGTCCGCCTCGAAGTCGGCCGGCAGGTCGAACTGCTCGACATCCGCGACGAACTCGACTCGCGTGACGCCTCGGTCGGCGAGACGACGGACGTGACCGACGTGTTCGAGGACACCGAAAGCGGCGTCGTCGGCGGCGCGGTGAACTCCGGCGGGAAGGTGACGGCCGTCCCCCTCTACGGCTTCGACGGACTCGTCGGCCGGGAGATTCAGCCCGACCGTCGCCTCGGCACGGAGTTTTCCGACCACGCGAAGCGTCACGGCGCGGGCGGCATCTTCCACACGGACGAACTCCCCGCCTACGGCGTCACCGAGGCGGAAGTCGCGGACCTGAAAGAGGCCGTCGGCGCGGGCGACGACGACGCCGTCGCCATCGTCGCCGCCGACGCCGAGACGGCCGAACTCGCCATCGAGGCCGTCGCCGAACGCGCGGAGACGGCCCTCGACGGCGTCCCCGAGGAGACGCGCGGCGCGAACGAGGACGGCACGACGCGCTACCTCCGTCCCCTGCCGGGCGCGGCGCGGATGTACCCCGAGACGGACGTGCCGCCGGTCGAACTCGACGAGAGCGAGGTGGAGACGCCCGAACTGCTCACCGAGAAGGTCGAACGCTACCAATCCGAGTTCGGCCTCGGCCCGGGACTGGCCGAACAGGTCGCCTACGGCCGGCGGATGCCGCTGTTCGAGCAGGCGGTTTCGGAGGGCATCGACGCCACGTTCGCGGCCGGGTTGTTGGAGTCCACGATGACGGAGTTGCGGCGCGACGACGTGCCCGTCGAAAACGTCACCGAGGACCACCTGCTCGACGTGATGCGCCTCGTAGAGGACGACGAACTCGCCAAGGAGGGCGTCAACGACGTCCTCGAAACGGTCGCCGAGGACCCGACGCTCACCGCCGAGGAGGCAATCGAGGAGGCCGGACTCTCTGGCGTCTCCGAGGAGGAGGTCCGCGAGGCCGTCTCCGGCGTCGTCGAACGGAACGAGGGGCAGGTGAAAGAAGAGGGGATGGGCGCGTTCTCCGCCCTCATGGGCGAAGCGATGGGCGCGCTTCGCGGGCGCGCGGACGGCGAAATCGTCAGCGACGTGCTCCGCGAGGAGATTCAAAAGCGCGCCTGA
- a CDS encoding MaoC family dehydratase — MTTFFEDLSVGDEEEFGEYEATEEEILEFAEKYDPQWFHTDPERAEAESMYGGLIASGWHTAAMTMRMLVEEFLSESASLGAKGVDELRWRRPVEPGDTLSVRTEVLEKVEETPSRGLVRVRITTLNGDGEEACSMVALTMFARRDGGNGDRSDGEN, encoded by the coding sequence ATGACGACGTTCTTCGAGGACCTCTCCGTCGGCGACGAAGAGGAGTTCGGCGAGTACGAGGCGACGGAGGAGGAGATTCTGGAGTTCGCGGAGAAGTACGACCCGCAGTGGTTCCACACCGACCCCGAACGGGCCGAAGCGGAGTCGATGTACGGCGGCCTCATCGCCAGCGGGTGGCACACCGCCGCGATGACGATGCGGATGCTCGTCGAGGAGTTCCTCTCGGAGTCGGCGTCGCTCGGCGCGAAGGGCGTCGACGAACTCCGCTGGCGGCGACCCGTCGAACCGGGCGACACGCTCTCGGTCCGGACGGAGGTGCTCGAAAAAGTCGAGGAGACGCCGAGTCGCGGACTCGTTCGCGTGCGGATCACGACCCTGAACGGGGACGGCGAGGAGGCGTGCTCGATGGTGGCGCTGACGATGTTCGCCCGGCGCGACGGCGGGAACGGCGACCGGAGCGACGGCGAGAACTGA
- a CDS encoding MBL fold metallo-hydrolase produces the protein MITNLARGVDAFTSNAFLVTGETTALVDTGANFDVVAAIREHADELDRIYLTHTHDDHVGNVDAVRDAFGVETWGFDADNPLVDNEIEDGETVEIGDDDYLAMHTPGHKDDHLCFYSREAGTLFAGDLIFANGSFGRTDLAEGHRPTLIESIDRVRETVGSDLGAMHTGHGPSVEDRPAEDIEFAGRAARMG, from the coding sequence GTGATAACCAACCTCGCCCGCGGCGTCGACGCCTTCACCAGCAACGCCTTCCTCGTCACCGGCGAGACGACCGCTCTCGTCGATACCGGCGCGAACTTCGACGTCGTCGCCGCGATTCGAGAGCACGCGGACGAACTCGACCGAATCTACCTCACCCACACGCACGACGACCACGTCGGCAACGTCGATGCCGTCCGCGACGCGTTCGGCGTCGAGACGTGGGGGTTCGACGCGGACAACCCCCTCGTCGATAACGAAATCGAGGACGGCGAGACGGTCGAAATCGGCGACGACGACTACCTCGCGATGCACACGCCGGGTCACAAGGACGACCACCTCTGCTTTTACTCCCGCGAGGCGGGGACGCTGTTCGCGGGCGACCTGATATTCGCGAACGGAAGCTTCGGCCGGACCGATTTAGCGGAGGGACACCGCCCGACGCTGATAGAGAGCATCGACCGCGTCCGCGAGACGGTCGGGTCCGACCTCGGGGCGATGCACACCGGCCACGGCCCGAGCGTCGAGGACCGCCCCGCCGAGGACATCGAGTTCGCCGGCCGCGCGGCGCGGATGGGGTGA
- a CDS encoding DUF7522 family protein, whose amino-acid sequence MTRPKERLVSVFEQFAGDALRDVWAFDERDFDELYVRPDVAERLESDGLDVARFVDNERYGFVTRQTYESLYYADYGYTVRGLSAFEQFRTFLGDEPVGVFASFDPADDCYDYAALHESIQSVAREFDAGAFAPSED is encoded by the coding sequence ATGACCCGTCCGAAAGAGCGCCTCGTCTCGGTGTTCGAGCAGTTCGCCGGTGACGCCCTCAGGGACGTGTGGGCGTTCGACGAACGCGACTTCGACGAACTGTACGTCCGCCCGGACGTGGCCGAACGGCTCGAATCGGACGGCCTCGACGTCGCCCGCTTCGTGGACAACGAACGCTACGGGTTCGTCACCCGCCAGACGTACGAGTCCCTCTACTACGCCGACTACGGCTACACGGTCCGCGGCCTCTCGGCGTTCGAGCAGTTCCGGACGTTCCTCGGCGACGAACCCGTGGGCGTGTTCGCCAGTTTCGACCCGGCCGACGACTGTTACGACTACGCCGCCCTGCACGAGTCGATACAGTCGGTCGCCCGGGAGTTCGACGCCGGCGCGTTCGCGCCCTCGGAGGACTGA
- a CDS encoding superoxide dismutase codes for MATYELPELPYDYDALEPVIDERIMELHHDKHHQGYVDGANSALEQLEQMRESGDMGNIKAVKRNLAFNLSGHVNHTVFWENMSPDGGGEPGGELADAFDEQFGGFEQFKSDFAAASKGVEGSGWGQLVYDHAADRLIVTAVENHQNQQASGSTPILVLDVWEHAYYLQYENNRGEYVDSFWDVVNWDDVAQRYEQAQNADVVGQHTH; via the coding sequence ATGGCCACCTACGAACTTCCGGAGCTTCCGTACGACTACGACGCGCTCGAACCGGTCATCGACGAGCGAATCATGGAGCTGCACCACGACAAGCACCACCAAGGATACGTGGACGGTGCGAACTCGGCGCTGGAGCAGCTCGAACAGATGCGCGAAAGCGGCGACATGGGCAACATCAAGGCGGTAAAGCGGAATCTCGCGTTCAACCTCTCGGGGCACGTGAACCACACCGTCTTCTGGGAGAACATGAGTCCCGACGGCGGCGGCGAACCCGGCGGCGAACTCGCCGACGCGTTCGACGAGCAGTTCGGCGGGTTCGAGCAGTTCAAATCCGACTTCGCGGCCGCCTCGAAGGGCGTCGAAGGGTCCGGATGGGGACAGCTCGTCTACGACCACGCCGCCGACAGACTCATCGTCACCGCCGTCGAGAACCACCAGAACCAGCAGGCGTCCGGTTCGACGCCGATTCTCGTCCTCGACGTCTGGGAGCACGCGTACTACCTCCAGTACGAGAACAACCGCGGCGAGTACGTCGATAGCTTCTGGGACGTCGTCAACTGGGACGACGTAGCTCAGCGGTACGAACAAGCCCAGAACGCCGACGTCGTCGGCCAGCACACCCACTAA
- a CDS encoding DJ-1/PfpI family protein has product MYNVSILLYDGFDELDAIGPYEVFRTAAGFGADCDVRLVTLDERETVTANHGMEVVVGGQLDPESSVSTDLILVPGGGWSDATKPGAGMEAKKGDIPGALAAFSEFGMTVAGVCTGGMLLARAGLLEDRPAVTHHSALSDLEDAGAKVRDARFVDDGDVLTAGGVTSGIDLALHVVEREFGSDIAAEVAREIEYDRRKSSSDAVEVDRSDD; this is encoded by the coding sequence GTGTACAACGTTAGCATCCTGCTCTACGACGGGTTCGACGAACTGGACGCCATAGGGCCGTACGAGGTGTTTCGGACGGCAGCCGGGTTCGGCGCGGACTGCGACGTACGACTCGTCACCCTCGACGAACGGGAGACGGTCACCGCGAATCACGGGATGGAGGTGGTCGTCGGCGGCCAACTGGACCCCGAATCCTCGGTGTCGACCGACCTCATCCTCGTCCCCGGGGGCGGGTGGAGCGACGCCACGAAACCCGGCGCGGGGATGGAGGCGAAGAAGGGCGATATCCCCGGCGCACTCGCGGCGTTCTCGGAGTTCGGGATGACCGTCGCGGGCGTCTGCACCGGCGGGATGCTTCTGGCCCGCGCGGGCCTCCTCGAGGACCGGCCGGCGGTGACGCACCACTCCGCGCTCTCTGACCTCGAAGACGCCGGGGCGAAGGTGCGCGACGCCCGGTTCGTCGACGACGGCGACGTTCTCACCGCCGGGGGCGTCACCTCGGGCATCGACTTGGCGCTTCACGTCGTCGAACGGGAGTTCGGAAGCGACATCGCCGCCGAGGTGGCCCGGGAGATAGAGTACGACCGCCGCAAGTCGTCGTCGGACGCGGTCGAAGTCGATCGAAGCGACGACTGA
- a CDS encoding 6-hydroxymethylpterin diphosphokinase MptE-like protein, whose amino-acid sequence MRFEDWEPVYESILAAFGYPRSGDERARDVLAEYATPFDVERLDCTGRTVAVVGAAPSLSEEVERVGDADRVFAASTAADAVRDAGFDVDLMVTDLDKNPETARELTREGTPVAAHAHGDNVPAVREWVPRFESEHVLATTQAAPVDAVYNFGGFTDGDRAAFAADAFGADELRFVGWEFDDAAVSESKAQKLRWAERLLHLLERLRGERFGVLDGRRDAIDPLPRP is encoded by the coding sequence GTGCGGTTCGAAGACTGGGAACCGGTGTACGAGTCGATCCTCGCGGCGTTCGGCTACCCCCGGAGCGGCGACGAACGCGCCAGAGACGTCCTCGCGGAGTACGCGACGCCGTTCGACGTCGAGCGACTCGACTGTACCGGCCGGACCGTCGCCGTCGTCGGCGCGGCCCCGTCCCTCTCCGAGGAAGTCGAACGCGTCGGCGACGCCGACCGGGTGTTCGCCGCCTCCACCGCCGCGGACGCGGTTCGAGACGCCGGGTTCGACGTGGACCTGATGGTGACGGACTTGGACAAAAATCCCGAGACGGCGCGTGAACTGACGCGCGAGGGGACGCCCGTCGCGGCCCACGCCCACGGCGACAACGTGCCCGCGGTGCGCGAGTGGGTCCCGCGGTTCGAGTCCGAACACGTCCTCGCGACGACGCAGGCGGCACCCGTCGATGCGGTCTACAACTTCGGCGGATTCACCGACGGCGACCGCGCGGCGTTCGCCGCCGACGCCTTCGGCGCGGACGAACTCCGGTTCGTCGGGTGGGAGTTCGACGACGCCGCCGTCTCGGAGTCGAAGGCGCAGAAGTTGCGGTGGGCGGAGCGTCTGCTCCACCTGTTGGAGCGTCTCCGGGGAGAACGGTTCGGGGTTCTCGACGGACGGCGCGACGCCATCGACCCCCTCCCGCGACCGTAA
- a CDS encoding RNA methyltransferase: MPPRQRKPVVVVVEPKTPGNIGTIARAMKNFGLTDLKLVDPPEMDRDSEAYGFAGHAREDVLPNAEEVTFEEVVENYHTVGTTAITNEDSRRHVRFPYKTPVEVRESLETVETKTALVFGREGKGLNNEELAQLDEVCSIPASSEYPVLNLGQAATVLMYELRSLTVEETQLPDVERERADEADIDRFYDFFSEFLDSVEHRDHKRPKTMRMMRRLLGRAHPTEREVHTLIGIFRRANRYLGERAYPDDSDAADSDAADATPDAGTNAEPRPDDD; the protein is encoded by the coding sequence ATGCCGCCGAGACAACGGAAACCCGTCGTCGTCGTCGTCGAACCGAAGACGCCCGGCAACATCGGGACCATCGCCCGCGCGATGAAGAACTTCGGGCTCACGGACCTGAAACTCGTGGACCCGCCGGAGATGGACCGCGACAGCGAGGCGTACGGCTTCGCCGGCCACGCCCGCGAGGACGTCCTCCCGAACGCAGAAGAGGTCACCTTCGAGGAAGTCGTCGAGAACTACCACACCGTCGGGACGACGGCGATAACGAACGAGGACAGTCGCCGGCACGTCCGCTTCCCGTACAAGACGCCCGTCGAGGTGCGCGAGAGCCTCGAAACCGTCGAGACGAAGACCGCGCTCGTCTTCGGACGCGAGGGGAAGGGCCTCAACAACGAGGAACTGGCGCAACTGGACGAGGTGTGTTCCATCCCCGCGAGTTCGGAGTACCCCGTCCTGAACCTCGGGCAGGCCGCGACCGTACTCATGTACGAACTGCGGAGCCTCACCGTCGAGGAGACGCAACTGCCCGACGTGGAACGCGAACGCGCCGACGAGGCGGACATCGACCGCTTCTACGACTTCTTCTCGGAGTTCCTCGACTCCGTGGAACACCGCGACCACAAGCGCCCGAAGACGATGCGGATGATGCGCCGACTGCTCGGCCGCGCCCACCCGACCGAACGGGAGGTACACACCCTCATCGGCATCTTCCGCCGGGCGAACCGATACCTCGGCGAACGCGCCTACCCGGACGACTCGGACGCCGCCGATTCGGACGCCGCCGACGCGACGCCGGACGCCGGGACGAACGCCGAACCGCGACCGGACGACGACTGA
- a CDS encoding M48 family metallopeptidase encodes MLLVGVSILAFYSLLSYGSYVLIVTVWRLRPDPVTTGLVVGATAVLFGYASLRFGTRRLLSRLDARELPRVRYPGVYGILDRLTAEMSVDTPRLLVTRLSVPNAFALDTAGRDTVVLDAALFRLLDREEFEGLLAHELAHLESRDSLVQTLAFTTLQTAVGILSLLVAPPVFLVTGLALAAAWVRGDPSSWPRTLPGRLRRRIEEAVSVLMLGITLFTRAHSRRREFAADDRAAEVTGRPLALARALRKIEHTAEPQFGLLSPLWVYGDVESEEEHRLRDLFSTHPRTEERVERLRSRADSGRVGVDVR; translated from the coding sequence ATGCTGTTGGTGGGCGTGTCGATTCTGGCGTTCTACTCGCTCCTCTCGTACGGGAGTTACGTCCTCATCGTCACCGTCTGGCGGTTGCGCCCCGACCCGGTGACGACCGGACTCGTCGTCGGCGCGACGGCCGTCCTCTTCGGGTACGCGAGTCTCCGGTTCGGAACGCGCCGCCTCCTCTCGCGCCTCGACGCGCGCGAACTCCCGAGGGTGCGGTATCCGGGCGTCTACGGCATCTTGGACCGCTTGACGGCGGAGATGTCCGTCGATACGCCCCGGCTTCTGGTGACGCGGCTCTCCGTCCCCAACGCGTTCGCACTCGACACCGCGGGGCGCGACACCGTCGTCCTCGACGCCGCCCTGTTCCGACTGTTGGACCGCGAGGAGTTCGAGGGACTGTTGGCGCACGAACTCGCACACTTAGAGAGCAGAGACAGTCTCGTGCAGACGCTCGCGTTCACGACGCTCCAGACGGCCGTTGGAATCCTCTCGCTCCTCGTCGCCCCGCCCGTCTTCCTCGTGACGGGACTCGCCCTCGCGGCGGCGTGGGTTCGCGGCGACCCCTCGTCGTGGCCGCGGACGCTTCCGGGTCGCCTCAGGAGGCGAATCGAGGAGGCCGTCTCCGTCCTCATGCTCGGTATCACGCTTTTCACGCGTGCGCACTCGCGTCGCCGCGAGTTCGCCGCCGACGACAGGGCTGCCGAGGTGACGGGGCGACCGTTGGCGTTGGCCCGCGCCCTCCGGAAGATAGAGCACACCGCCGAACCGCAGTTCGGCCTCCTCTCTCCCCTGTGGGTGTACGGCGACGTCGAGTCCGAGGAGGAACACAGATTGCGCGACCTGTTCTCGACGCACCCCCGGACCGAGGAACGCGTCGAACGGTTGCGCTCGCGCGCCGACTCCGGCCGCGTCGGGGTGGATGTGCGGTAG